TTCCCATTTTTCCAGGTCATAAAAtctacaaaataaaattaatgtattataaaattattgctcTCACAGTCtgaaaaaattgtcattttcttcaCTGTTATagacaaaaaaattttttcaggATGAAATCAAACTAACCAAAAGGCATATAACTTATGCAACATTGTCCAAGTTGTCCAACCCAGATTTGTTGCCCTAAACTGAAGGCTGGCAAGACTATAAAAGAAAGATGTAAGGAGAAACGaattggctgccatttatgcattgGGTCCATGATATCAGCCAATACTATGAAACCCTTTACCTCCCAGTGGCCACTTACAGATTGTTACTTCCATTACCCACGATGCCATCTTGAGTAGGTGTGTCTCTTGCAAATGATTATGCTAGTTGGGTTTTGTTGTACTCTTGTCCTTTTTTCAGGTTTCATTTCATCTAGATTTATTTTGAAACCGAAATTTTGTCTCTTTTGGGTTGAACAACTTAATCGCCGCTCGATCTCTTGAATTACTCTATCtctaccctggatgccagaggttttgTCTCTCTTAGAGTGACAGAATAGCGAGTCACAAAGcagcgagaaaaacctctggtacaggcctTGACAACCTCAGTTCCATGCCCGGTTTGATTGACACAGAAAAACTTAGTAAATTGATACGTGACacaacctaccaatcagcatctttggttcccacggtacattcgtCTTGTTTACTTCGatgccaaattaaaaaaaacaatgttccCTATAAAACTTTGATGTTGAAtataaaaactcaaatttgaaatttggatgtcaaattccgaagttgaattttgatggacaaatacaaaaaactaaaaaaatttaGAACCCACTGAACTTTTTCTGCCTTCAAAGCCTCAATTTCCGTAACTTTACAGCATTTTGATTATGACCACAGTGGGCACGAGAAATCACgttgacagcaataatattgaaaaCCTGTTCGAACTACTTTCTGTtgctaaaccaatcagaatactCGTTAGAACAGACAAGTTCCTGGAACCAATCGAATTGCTAGGGTCAAAATCTGACTATGAGAATATGAAACAGCATCCCATTGGACCGGCCTTCTCAAAGAACTCaacggcctgtaccagaggtttttcctcatctattccgtcgctctgagagagaaaaacctctggcagccAGGGTACTCGATCTCTTCATCACATGAGAAACACTACACCGAATTACTTGTTCTACCTGATATATTAAAGTGAATTCAAACTGTTGTTTGTTGCTTGATGTCTACATAGATTTGACTCTGTCTAATGGGGGCCGTCATGGGCCTTAAAGGCTTAAGGTCAAAAGGCGAGTCCCATCTCAGGTCAAGCCCCAGCCCAAGAGCTGGCAAGATGGAAAGGAAACAGTGCATATTATCTTGCTTCTCATGATTCAAATTAGAGTGTTTTTCGTGATGTGATGTTaggaattattattatgaagaaGTGAATACTTTTTATGTGGTAATGTCGCAGTATTATAGTCCTCAGCAAAGGAATCAAACATCTTTTTCATCTCAAATCTGGGGAGAAATTCTGGGTTGACTTGCTTTACTTCCTGAAGCCACAGATAAAATTCTTGTTGTTTGTTGAACATATCACTCTCCATAAGGATTCCATATTTGCCATACTTCTTTTGGTTTACAACTAAGGTgaactttttccctttttgtttaGATTTATCCTTGCTTTTCCTGCACTTTTTGTcctgcattaaaaaaaaaaagacagtagTAGAGTGGTAACTAATTTCAGAAATGTTTTGGAACTTTTGCTGGCCAAAATTCGCTGGGACCCAGTACAATATGTACCACGCTTACAGTCTTTATgacacacatacatgtattccCCACACACTTGAAAGTGCATTGGATAGGAAAAATGTTACTTCCTGTCCTCATTATCACCAACTTCAAGATTTTGCAAACAAAACCATGTCAGACTGAAGAGAAAAATCTTTAAACCCCTAAAGTAAAATCCCTAAAGTCTGTTGTTTTACCTAAAACTACTGCAAGCAGCATTTGCTATCACCTTTGGAAAAGATGTATTCTCTACCAACATCAACAAGAACAGTGATCAACAAGGAAGGGGAACATAAGAAAGTGCTTGTTTTAGCAGACAATGATAGTGAAACAAAGATTAAAAAATGATTTAACTCCAACACTTTGAGAACCAAAGTATGGCAGATATCATGCTGATTAAAGATGTCACAAATACATGGGCAAACTAGCCCACTATTCTTGACATTTACATGGGAATCTTAATAAGGAGTATTAAAGAGAGATACTGAAAGGAGAGACCACAGAGGATCATGACTGCAAATGATAAATTGAGACAATGGTTTGTCAAATACAATGGTTCAGGTTTCACAGGAAAAGGAACAAAACCATGCACAAACTTCACTAAATCTTTCCTTCACTCACTGTAATTAAGGGCTAAAGATTCTTTGCAACTGAGTGAGGACCTGGTTCTTGAAGAGTACCATACCTACGTTAATATTATCACAGCTTTGTGAGCAATTTGAATACATTTCACTGTACAATAATTTAAGAAGTCTTcccaaaattaataattaagaaATCACAGTTAGTTccaccttttttctttcttcagtcTTTTTTGCTCTCTTTTTATGCCTTTTTTTCTTGTCCTCAAGCTCTGAGTCACTGGATTCACTGCTACTACTGTCAGTTGATTGATGTCTCTTTGATCTACtcttttttgattttcttgactttttcctaTAAATTCAAAACTTTCTTGTTAGTCTACCACATGTAAATCCACTAAGTCTGGCAAATACCATGCCTTTTTGATGGTGATGGAACATGAAAGAAGCCAGCAGGACAGCTTTTAAGTACCTTTCCAATAGGTTACATGGTAATTGTGAACAACAGCTCTCCTCCACCAAAAGTCAGCTGACAGCTTTATTTCATAAATGCTTGCAGGTCATCTGTTGGCTGACAGGCGACCGACCATCAGCTGACTGCCGGTAAGGTGTTGGTAACCTCTTGGTAGAATGTTGGTAACTTCAGGGTGATTATTGCCTTGAAAAATTGATGATTTGCAACCTCTGATAATTGCATCGAAAAGATACCGGTAAATGAAACTTGTAATAGTCTCTAACATTAATGGCTCAGTACAATTTCTAGGCAATTTCTCTTCCAATGCTTACTTCGATTCCTGACTCGTTTGTCATTTTTGATTTTTAACTTTGTCCTAGCCCTGCTCTGAATTTTGCACCATTCTTATTTTTCAGGATGCGCtgatatcattatttttatggGCAATATACAAGTCATTTGCAAGATTGGTGGCTCCTAGCTAGGAGCCATTTGTTTAAAAGGACAGACAGCTTTACTCGTAAAACTGATCATTGAATTAAAGCGGCAACAGATGTCCCTCTTGCCACATATTAGAAATCACTGGCAGGTGTTGCCGAAGTCTTCTCTTGCAGACTGCTTCTAGTTCCTTGACGGACCCACCATCCCTCAATGCCAGGTCATGTTTGTGCTTGTCAGATATATTCTGTACTTTCAAGAGAGGTTGGTCTAGCCCCATAggccaagtgtttcaaattgtccaatgagagtgcagaatgtaattatgatcgccatcaagctataacaGCCGTAGCCACACAAAGAGGCGAGCAAATGGGAAGATTATAAaaagccgaacattatttggaatttattcGTGAAAACTCACAGTGTGATCTgggagtggagttgatgtgatatGTGGTGTTCTTATAGAGATGGAAATCGGGAGAGTTGGAGGTAACACATCAAATCGGGAGGGAGGGTTGGAATGTCTGAAAGTATAGGTCACTTTTCACAGGTCCCTTGTTACCAAACCATTACTAATTCTAAATACTAGCCTtgttaggcctaaaacgatgttCATACATGTACCTAAGGTTAGCCAGTTTGAAGGTTTTGGATTGCTTTAGTacaggtaaaacaatgacctgtaacgaGTGACCTGTACTGTGTTTTAAACCTGCCTGTTTGACAGAACCCAGTTAGTCTTTGACGTTTGTTACCTTGCAGGGCTGCTAGAGCTGCCTGATGTTCCTGATTCCTCAGAGCTGTCAGAACTTCTGCTGCGTTTCCTACTTTTTCTTGATTGCTATAATTCACACGAAATTTTAGCTGGGCTTACATTTGGTGTGATAAGTCTTAACTGGTGTCGAATGTTTAGTATTTACAATTGTTTATTTTCTCAATTTAACGTTAGCTGTAAATGATTGATCATTATTATGCTCGAGATTACCCCGCGAGCAGTCTTCTTTTACCTTCTCCACAAGCAGAGACGGTCAAAGGAGACTCTGCACGCAGACTAGGATGTGACATAAACTGCATAAACTCAAATGAGCCCTATAACTAATGAAAATATGTCATTCACATGAAACTCAGGTGCTGGGTAATTTAACCATTTATTCACCGGACGTGATTGCAATTAAAATAGAGTGTTTACCTTAGAAGTTTTAGGATTTTTCCTTCTGGTACGTTCCTCACTGTCGGCCATTTTGAATATTGTATAGCGCGAGAGAATGGAACCTATAGTTACGCTTTCCATGTAAGAATCAACATGGCGACCTCTCGATGCAATCAGGTTTGTATGAAAAAAATACTGTATTTGCCGTCATGAACTGCTGGTTGGTCGTTTTTGGATTTTAGTTTTCACAAGATATATCTGATTTTTTAGAACAAAGATGAAAATCCTGAAAACAAGGTTTGGATTGGGAATATAGACAAACGCCTAAGCGAGTGAGTGTTCATGGAGCATGTACTGGCCGGAACTAATTCAAGAAACCaagcattctctattttcgaattccccataacacactttgtttgccccccaaattttgcataaaccattgttttcaaatgctcttggcaATATGCAGtgtggggaattcgaaaatagagaatactgGTTAGGGAAAATAAACACTTAAGAGATGTCCTCAAGATGTTAATACGTGATGTGGGGAAATAATAATCTTATTGCTTTCTCTTGCAAACAAATATATTTGCTAATGCTTACCTTTGACAATACTGAATTAAGCAACGGGCAAAATAAACGGGAAAATAAGATAATttttaccaaaagaaaaaataagatGAAAATAGGATTTCCTTTTAAGGTTTCAAAACAGGAGCCTCCGAGAGACTCTTAAGGCTTCAGAGGTTCGATGGTCCTAGACAAATTGGCTTGAAACAGGGACACCTTAGGTTATCTAATGGTATCTTCTGGGAAAAAATGGTAGTGAACAAAGTGACCCTGGCAGAAATGGACACATCTGGAATCTGAAATCCATAATGTGGAATTTAGAGCAGGAATCTGAAGTCAGAAAGCAGGAATGGAAACTGGAAAGTCGAAATCGTGGTGAAATGGAAGTGTCAAGATCCCTCTGATCACAGGCATGGATTATTGATTATGCGAGGAGCCAATTTGGCATTAATCGTATCAATTCCCTCAGCAAGCAGCAAAGCACAACCTCGCTGTGGCCCTTGGGTCTTGAATCATAAATAAGCTACATTCATTATTTTTTAAACCAGAGTAGCTGATATCAAATCATGTTTGTCAACCACAATTGTGATTGTTGCAATATTTGAACCTACAATATAAATGCACCTCGCAGGCTTGGGCGAATCCAGAAATTCCAGAAAGAGGGGGCCAAAGAAATGCGGCGAGAGTGCACCACCTCCCTCCTCCgcaggggggagggggactcccatatggaacagacggggatgctcgtcggaaattttgaatttaacccctaaaggagaccatctgggcgtggctgaagctttttgtgacctctaaaggagaccaatctgggcgtggcttaagcaaattttgaccttggcggcttaaaatattggcgctttgcccggaaaaccctaagcgagaccaaaatccaaaatttacactcctaagcgagacgacgagcatccccgtctgtctcatatgggagtcccccccccatGGACCCTCCTCCCCCTCCACATGCCctttatttgaaaaattatttgtgtTCAGACTTCCTTGTCACTTCATGAAATACAGTAGAGAAACGCCAGTTACATTTAACATGTTGCTCGGATTTTTGAAAAGCAGTGAGCTTATTATAGAAATTTTTCATATTTGAGATGAATTATATATTCAATTTTTCATATGCAATGTGTATCTATCAaggcaaaatgtatttgaaaaaagaaaagctctGAAACTGAACTAATCATCATCTAAAGTAAAACCACCTGATGCACACTGTACCACTTGAAAGTCGGTTTGTTACAGAAACTCTTTAAATACAGGGAAAAAAGGGGTGCTGCAGCAACCCGTGCCACCCCCCCTCCCTAAATCTGCCCCTGGCATGTAACTAAATAGCAAGGCTATTGCCATTGGCTACTTTAAGTAATTAAATTATTTCGGTAACTCtcacaaaaacaataatataaGTGTATTTTAGAATGAAACCTCTGATGTTATTCTTTGAACAACAAGCAAGAGGGAGGAAAATAGGGTTTCAACACCAGATCTATTTTTGCTTCCAGGTATAATCTGGTTAAAATTCTACAGCGTTTTGGTGATCTAAAAAAGTTTGAACTACTCTTCCATAAATCAGGAGTGAAAGAAGGTGAACCTCGAGGATATTGTTTTGTTGAATACAAAACTCATGAGGTGAGTGAACCGCTGCATTATGTATCTGTCCAACTACATGCATGTATCTGTCAGAGTCAGAGTCAGCTAGATTGTAAGAATCTAATGGAAATTCAATTTATTATGATCCTATTGCAAACTTTTGGATTGGTACAAAACACCAGTCACATGTCATAATTTTACCCTACTGAAAACagttttaaatctttttaaatTCCAAGCTGTCAATCATCATTACTGAAGGGCATTCCTGGATTTTTCGAATTTGACTGTTTAGGTCAGTGttgtcctgagaaggactgttgtcTTTGACTGACATTTTGACAAGCTGAGCAGAGGTCTACCGTCATCTTCCACAGTTGATTATGAGGCGTCTGCTCAGGCTGTTGAAATTTCAGTTACAAACAGTTTATAATTTAGGACTACACATATGCGCACCCAGCCAATAAAATTCTGTTCCTTGTTTGACCTGATGTTAGGATTTATTAAGTATTTCTAATTTCACTTCTCGATATAATCACAAAATAACAAGTATTgttaaattacattttgttcTTTTCAAAACAGCAAGCTGAAAATGCCATACAAGGATTGAATGGCAAACTCGCTTTGTCAAAGCCTTTAATCGTAGATTGGGCAAAGAATCCAGCAGGAATAACTGTAAGGACCATTATTATCTTGATTCTTTGTAGTACTGAAGCTCGTCAATCATCTTATCTGGTTCAAGTTGTTCAAAATAACTATAGCTATCCTGGAAATATGTGCTGTAAAAACAGAGGTTTCCATAGGATGGTGAGTGGTCTAACCACCTTTACAGCAACTGGGACCATTACTCTTAAGCTCCCTTAAATTGCTCCCGCAAAATTCCTGAATAGGCATCCTCGTAGTCTGTGCATGTATGAAGTAAGGCTTTCATTGCTTGATTGCAAAAGATTCCATACTTCAACTCACTTTTGCttacaaaattaatgctaaAGTAGACCATAACATAGCCCTATTGAATTATCAATAAAACTTATTGCAAGCATTTAAATAATCTTTTTACTGTATAGGGAATAAAGGATGTATCACCATCAACAGTTTCAACAAAAATATCACTAAACAGGTCAGTGAAACTGCATCCTTCCCAGTCTTCCATCCGCTCTTCAGAGAAGTTGCCTGTGAACAGGCTCAGAGACTAGGAGCAGTGCGCAGTCCCTTCCCCTACCCCAGTCTGCACTCAACCGCACATTTCTCCCAGTCTCGGACAAAAGAAAGTTGGCTTAGCATCTAAAGAATACAATGCAAAGCCCCATGTTTGGCTCCAAGAACTTAAAAAAAGGCTAACTTTTTTAAATCTCTCTATGAAATGAATAGCCTCTTACTTAAAAAATAGTAATGTTCATGAGTTCTTTATGTCCCCATTAACTGTTTGACTCCCAAAACGGCCTGAACCAcccagtattttactctgtctaacaccagacggttttactcgtcaatggggaacccccaggggtcagtgggttttTAATATTAGCCTTTTGCACTAAGACCTTTTGTGAAATACTTTCTCTTCCTCCTGCAACCTCTTCACCAATaagaagacaaaaaataatatttctgatgttgtttaatttgttttacagCACAATAGGCCTCGCAATCTGGGAGccatttttttctaatttcatgACTTTCTAGCCCTGAAAAAAGAATCTACATTTTCATACTTACGCCTGATTTCCATGACCTTTCCAACGCCTTCATTAGGCAGCACTGATCCTATAAACCTAGGGGTACTGTCTTTATAGTGTTattgtttttaggtcaaaactgatTCATACATTTAACATTTCTGACAACCCAAGGATAACTGTGAAGATATCAGAATAGTGCAGCAATTGCAGATTGTCAAGCTCTTCTTGTTAACGTTTTGCTTTCAGTTGTGAATCCAAAATCAAAGCAATTGAAACAAAGCTCAAACTTATGGAAAGTGGACACGACAGTCAAATCACAGCAGGAGGGAAACATCCACTGCTTGTACAGAGTGAGAAAGCGAGACTTCACCCATATAAGAAGCAAAGGACTTGTAACAGAGGGAATGGCAAGTGGAATAGATAGCTGGAAATGTTAGATTACACATCCTTTACAAGCAGCCTTTAGAGTATACACTCTGGAAACTAAGGAAGGCAAGCTTGGATCAATGCTAGTGGGTCTCTAATCATGTTTGTGGAGTCTATCCCTGAGGGTTACTCGTGTCAGATGTCCACCTCTCTTTGATTTTTGACCCAAGGTGTCTCTCTTAACTTGAACAAGCACCAGGCAGAATTGTACTTCTTATAACACATAAGCtactataataattttatttattcaccttcaataataattttatcattgtCACAGGACTGcaaaaaagtacatgtacatgtagagaaAAAAATATGCTTTTTTGGAGGCACTATTAAGAAGAGATACATTGTAAATAGGATAAATCTATTTCTGCTATAGATAGTTTAATAAATTTGTAGCAAAAATGAAGTAAATTACAGTAACTGAATTATAGGTTTATACAATGAATCTTGGCCTTTTCTAAATTAAAGAAGGCGTACATTTGTACCACCAGTGTAaaatatacaatgtacatactaatttaaatatttcctgtttatttaacaaattttcATCTTTCTTTGGGAAGTTTACAGCTGAAACTCTAGTGCAAAGTATAAGAAAAGAAGGGACAATACCAGTAAGCAACATTCTTGAAGCTCTTGGTCTGTAACATAGTTTGTAGTTGTAGCAGCCATCGTGCAAGTATTTTTTCACTTATTCTTtagaaaatttaattatttatcaCTATCCTTGGTGTATTTACAACCATAAACACAGTATGGTGTCCTTCATTCAAACACCAATAAACTTGTTGCATCATCAATCTCTGATTGTGCAAGGTCTTTGGTCTACGTTTGTGCTGTTGTCTTATCACGGACTGATCCCTGACTTTGATTGGCAGGACCCTTGTCCTTTGAAGTCTCTTTCTTTAAGACATGTAAGAGTGTTTGGGAACTTTCAAGAATCTGGAAAAAccaaacagtaaaaaaaaaaaaaatgatataaCAATGACAATGTTAACAATGTATGCACATCAAATGAGAATTCTAAAGTAATTGTAGCAGATATTCTCACTGTGAAAAGGCCTGCAAAAATAATAGGCCTGTTTGGGATTCTCGTTAAAACACATGCACTCTGAAAATGATACTAACTACTTAATAACAGAGACTAAGGTCGTTACagaaaaatctcaaactgaggccttgccgtattgactaAGCAACagcgaggtcaatacagctaggccgaggtttgagatttccctgtaatgaccGAACGTTCGAGgttattaatttgttttttatatGGCTAACAAAACAgttcaaaagaagaaaaaaactaatttgcataatccataatcggcACATGGACATTACAGTTCaccaatacggtcgcatttgcgactaaaatatctggagaagttgcaaatttgtgagttgttttcaccttcgctctttcgaaacaaaagggttagcagttgccactttgctgctacttttgataaaataaataaacaaatgacaaaaatattttttttcgccaTGAACTTTCTTTCATTCTGAAGATAAGGTAATTGTAGCATAATTTAGCTGCAATATTTACACATGCACGACCCTTCGatattttttgccatttttcagcGGTTACTTTACACACaggtattgtgggctcatattttgttttgctaaactgCTGACAACACAATACAGCGTGATGATTTTGCGaataaaatttgcaaaattgggACTAAATTTTTgcatcttgtcgcaaaattgcgactggattttttcgttaatttcaagccctgcacATTGTTTTAGAGAAAATGTACTGTCATGTGTAACCTattctttccttcttttcaaATATTATATACAAAAAGTAATCAACTACTGGTAATTAGCACCCTTTGCCAATGCAAACATAACCTACAAATTCTTTAACAGGGAAGGTTGTGTGGTTGTGAAAGGGAACTTAGCCTCTCACATTAAAGACAGTGACTGCAATTTTTCAACATACCACGACTACAAAATTTAATTAAGGGCACACTATTTGGCATTGCTTGTCAATGAATAACGAAAGTGCCTATAATTACGAAAGGTAGACATGATCCTTGcatttaactggacaatttaaggccAAGCCATTttgcaggtgtctgtaagagacaataattattattgagaaacaagaagaaaactGTGTTGCGCAAAGTTTGTAGATAAATAAACTAGTCAAAATTGTTCATTATTGCgcaaaaaatatgtaaattgccATACGTTTCGAGGCTGCTGCCTCTTCATCAGCGGATAAAAAGCAACTTTTTATCCACTGATGAAGAGGCAGCGGCCTCGAAACGTATGGCAATTTTTTGCGCAATAATGAACAATTTTgactaataattattgttattatacattggtgtcaccagctcgattttgattggctataagcacgcagctaactcttgcttgctctgtttctcttacgtcatacctacaaacaatagattttatatatgtagaattgacgtcatacctacagacaatagttttatgcatgcagaagtgtcacctagcagtttgatcagttttatcatggcggagctcagcttaggaatatgcataataaaacaattattgaatttggttttcgcatgttagcgataattatcaaagCCTCAGTTTGCGGTATCCGcttcagccttcggcttcagcagataacacatgctcaacctcatccaataattgtcttttattgatataattgcttaaaattgtccAGTCAAGAGCAAGGCTCACTGTAACCTGTACTCCAAATGTATACATTTATTACTTGTCGAAACAACACGGAAAAATCTTCAGCGTATTAAGGCTAACCTTCATATACGCAGCTTCTGTTTCCGAAATAGTTTTGTCATAATCATTTCTGGATGCTATCTTCTTTGCGAGGCTCTCATTGATTTTCGCCAGCCTTTCACTAAGAATGCGAATATCGTTTTGGATTTTGGATTTTTCCTCCTCTTCGTTGATGATCTGTTTTTGCAGTTCATCTCTCTTCGTGCAAAGATCTTCAATGCCTACAAATGATATAGAGTATCTTACAAAAATAACAACACGAAGCAAACCACACGACATCActggccgtagccagtatgaagcaaaccgaggcacttgtcTCAGTCATTTTTCGTGGTTTTCTATAAATAAACCGTGACTctagtgttgtctttaaaatataATCCTCATAAACACCACATTAGTATGGGATATATCCCAAACTAGAAGGTTCTGACATGGTAATAAAGTTTCCACTACTAGTACTACCTAGGAAGAGAATTCAACCATGCCTTAGTCATAATTTTCTTCTGGTTACGGCCCTGATTTGTGGACATTCGTTGGACTAAATAGTTTCAAATACTCACACTTAACTAGTTCGTTGTTGTAACTTTGTAAAGCTGCTCCTTGCTGAGACATCctcacaaagaaaaataaatattgtcGGTTTTGCGCCAAATTTTGCTTTACAAGTTGAAGTTGTTTGTTTCGCGTTGTCCTGGGAACTAACCATAATCCATAGCGACCTTTTTTAATTCGTTGATACTCGGCTGATAATCGGAGATACCGGGCGGAAGCCGACGAATAGGTAAGTACGTCGTGTATGAGGCCACGTTTTGTCCCAAGACTAAAAGAAGCCGAAATTTAAGCTTTTCTCAGGCCATTCAACCCCAAAAGACCTAAAACCTGGAgatcaaggtaaaaaaaaaaacccaggatatttgagaaaaacctggagatttATCGAAAATCACGccctctggggaaccctgaaaaaagtgtcttctcattggttttcgtgaagactgaatgaaaagcgtctctgattggtacATTCATGTAAGCACGAGACGTGAGCAGgagccgtaaggttcaaatagccattgtttggctataagaataacgacgcatgttctcctacaaaGAGTTTCCCACAGCCTTGGGTCATGCGCGGACATAAGATCCGACGCCGCTCTGGTGAAGAGAATGGTCTCTACGAGGAAAGATATCTTAGGCATGCGCAGGCAAATCGCGACCCTCCCCCTCCCACCAAAAAAGAATGGTCAGCGCCGAATACCATACTTAGTTCTTCGAACGAAAGTAAAAAGACGGTGGGAAGAAAACATGATAATTACATGTTTTGATGAAATCTGAAGATAATTGTGTTTACCGTGGCATTTGACTCACTTGCACGCAATTGTTTGGGCATGGCCGAGCTAAATGGCACTGCTAGATTGTTAGAAAATGTGTTGATATCTTAAATTAGAACAATATTTGTTCTGTCTTTCACTTGAACTAAATACTCAATTATCTGAAGTTGCATTTGTATTGCT
The Montipora capricornis isolate CH-2021 chromosome 10, ASM3666992v2, whole genome shotgun sequence genome window above contains:
- the LOC138020295 gene encoding probable RNA-binding protein 18 isoform X2 is translated as MATSRCNQNKDENPENKVWIGNIDKRLSEYNLVKILQRFGDLKKFELLFHKSGVKEGEPRGYCFVEYKTHEGIKDVSPSTVSTKISLNSCESKIKAIETKLKLMESGHDSQITAGGKHPLLVQSEKARLHPYKKQRTCNRGNGKWNR
- the LOC138020295 gene encoding probable RNA-binding protein 18 isoform X1 — its product is MATSRCNQNKDENPENKVWIGNIDKRLSEYNLVKILQRFGDLKKFELLFHKSGVKEGEPRGYCFVEYKTHEQAENAIQGLNGKLALSKPLIVDWAKNPAGITGIKDVSPSTVSTKISLNSCESKIKAIETKLKLMESGHDSQITAGGKHPLLVQSEKARLHPYKKQRTCNRGNGKWNR
- the LOC138020294 gene encoding protein FAM133A-like; this encodes MADSEERTRRKNPKTSKQSRKSRKRSRSSDSSEESGTSGSSSSPARKKSRKSKKSRSKRHQSTDSSSSESSDSELEDKKKRHKKRAKKTEERKKDKKCRKSKDKSKQKGKKFTLVVNQKKYGKYGILMESDMFNKQQEFYLWLQEVKQVNPEFLPRFEMKKMFDSFAEDYNTATLPHKKFYDLEKWETKQREKGRIKALKKSKKQQVSIESDELQHKSLHSGPTRPGMSRQELLEMQRVIRERQEEDYKKKAGMQVDETKGVRYQTILP
- the LOC138020296 gene encoding microtubule nucleation factor SSNA1-like, which codes for MSQQGAALQSYNNELVKCIEDLCTKRDELQKQIINEEEEKSKIQNDIRILSERLAKINESLAKKIASRNDYDKTISETEAAYMKILESSQTLLHVLKKETSKDKGPANQSQGSVRDKTTAQT